From Methanocella paludicola SANAE, a single genomic window includes:
- a CDS encoding ACT domain-containing protein, which translates to MSGTIKQISLFAENKPGRLSKIAETLSKAKVNIRAFTIAEAGDFGVIRMVVDDPDKAYKTLQGQGFAVSETDVVGVEMKDVPGGLHAIANVLGKNNVNIDYAYAFVTTSNLALLIIRVDNVKEALKVLKEAKIRIVDDKEISQI; encoded by the coding sequence ATGAGTGGCACGATCAAGCAGATTTCGCTGTTCGCTGAGAATAAGCCGGGGAGGCTTTCGAAGATCGCCGAGACGTTGTCGAAGGCTAAGGTCAATATCCGTGCTTTTACGATAGCTGAGGCCGGCGATTTTGGCGTTATACGCATGGTGGTCGACGACCCGGATAAGGCCTATAAGACGCTGCAGGGGCAGGGTTTTGCCGTCTCGGAGACGGATGTCGTAGGGGTCGAGATGAAGGATGTGCCCGGCGGGCTGCATGCGATCGCCAATGTGCTGGGCAAGAATAACGTGAACATCGACTATGCTTACGCGTTCGTTACGACCTCTAACCTGGCATTGCTCATTATCCGTGTGGATAACGTCAAAGAGGCGCTCAAGGTCCTTAAAGAGGCTAAGATCCGTATTGTCGACGATAAAGAAATTAGCCAGATCTAA
- a CDS encoding phenylacetate--CoA ligase family protein, whose amino-acid sequence MSDILYMPRKELEELQSKRLRAVVKKVYENNAFYRKKLDDMGLKPGDIKGIEDIRKLPFTEKTDFKDNYPYGLLSVPRNEIVRMHASSGTTGKPTVVFYTKNDIKTWAKMFARCLEMAGVRKDDVFQVTPGYGLFTGGLGFHYGGEELGCMVIPMGPGDTKKQIDMMRDFGTTVLGGTVTYSLRLAEVCKEIGIDPKSLGLRVGIFGAEHWSNGMKDKIEGIFGFEAFDIYGMTEMFGPGIGLDCPRHEGIHIWEDHFIIEILDPKGEPCAEGERGEVVLTTLTKEGIPLLRYKTHDLSRMLGYCSCGRTHRIIDRVSGRTDDMVIVRGVNVFPGQIESVLMKYPQVGPEWYAYAYRNEFGSMDHLQVKVEATGTTKELLQIREPMIKELTSTLMGLKPELVFVPTGTLPRQEKKTKRLIDQRK is encoded by the coding sequence ATGAGCGACATCCTTTATATGCCCAGGAAAGAGCTGGAGGAACTACAGAGCAAGCGGCTCCGGGCTGTCGTGAAGAAGGTTTACGAGAATAACGCTTTTTACAGGAAAAAGCTCGACGATATGGGGCTCAAGCCCGGCGATATCAAGGGCATCGAGGACATTCGCAAATTACCGTTCACCGAGAAGACCGACTTCAAGGATAACTATCCATATGGCCTCCTGTCGGTCCCGAGAAATGAGATCGTGCGGATGCACGCATCGTCAGGGACGACGGGCAAGCCCACCGTGGTCTTTTACACGAAAAATGATATTAAGACGTGGGCAAAGATGTTCGCCCGCTGCCTGGAGATGGCCGGCGTCAGGAAGGACGACGTGTTCCAGGTAACGCCAGGCTATGGGCTGTTCACCGGCGGCCTGGGTTTCCATTATGGCGGCGAAGAATTAGGTTGCATGGTCATCCCGATGGGGCCCGGCGACACTAAAAAGCAAATTGACATGATGCGGGACTTTGGTACGACCGTGCTCGGCGGGACGGTCACGTACTCTCTCCGCCTGGCGGAAGTCTGCAAGGAGATCGGCATCGACCCGAAGAGCCTGGGTCTCAGGGTCGGCATCTTCGGCGCCGAGCACTGGTCAAACGGCATGAAGGACAAGATCGAGGGCATCTTCGGCTTCGAGGCCTTCGACATCTACGGCATGACCGAGATGTTCGGCCCGGGCATCGGCCTGGACTGCCCCAGGCACGAGGGCATCCACATCTGGGAAGACCATTTCATCATTGAGATCCTGGACCCGAAAGGCGAGCCATGTGCCGAAGGGGAGAGGGGCGAAGTCGTGCTCACGACGCTGACGAAGGAAGGCATACCCTTACTGCGCTATAAGACGCATGACCTGAGCCGGATGCTGGGCTATTGCTCCTGCGGCAGGACGCACCGCATCATCGACCGCGTCAGCGGCCGTACTGACGACATGGTCATCGTCCGGGGCGTCAACGTGTTCCCCGGCCAGATCGAGTCCGTGCTCATGAAGTACCCGCAGGTCGGCCCCGAGTGGTACGCCTATGCCTACCGCAATGAATTCGGCTCCATGGACCACCTGCAGGTCAAGGTCGAGGCCACCGGCACCACCAAGGAACTGCTCCAGATCCGGGAGCCCATGATCAAAGAGCTTACCTCGACGCTGATGGGCCTCAAGCCCGAGCTGGTCTTCGTGCCGACAGGCACGCTTCCGAGACAGGAAAAGAAGACGAAGCGGCTTATTGACCAGAGGAAATGA
- a CDS encoding indolepyruvate oxidoreductase subunit beta gives MDKFDLLIVGVGGQGVILASDIIGKAAVQEGLPVRSAETHGMAQRGGAVENHVRIGCKYGSLIPAGGADCLMSMEPLEALRFAKYLNTKGLAVINTEKIVPVTVNLGKVPYPELDTIRDTMKGLCAEVKMEDYTALAKKAGAVQALNVVMIGAVSKYLPISQETLKEVIAKSVPPKTVAVNLKAFDLGREA, from the coding sequence ATGGATAAGTTCGACTTACTCATCGTCGGCGTCGGCGGCCAGGGCGTCATATTAGCCTCGGACATCATCGGAAAAGCGGCAGTACAGGAAGGCCTGCCCGTCCGCTCAGCGGAGACTCACGGGATGGCCCAGCGCGGCGGCGCCGTGGAGAACCACGTCCGGATCGGCTGCAAGTACGGGAGCCTCATACCCGCGGGCGGCGCTGATTGTTTAATGAGCATGGAGCCCCTGGAGGCGCTCCGGTTCGCGAAATACCTTAACACGAAGGGCCTCGCCGTCATCAACACCGAAAAGATCGTGCCGGTGACCGTGAACCTGGGCAAGGTGCCTTACCCGGAGCTTGATACCATCCGGGATACGATGAAGGGCCTGTGTGCCGAGGTCAAGATGGAGGACTATACGGCGCTGGCGAAAAAGGCGGGCGCCGTGCAGGCGCTCAACGTCGTCATGATCGGGGCCGTGTCGAAGTACCTGCCCATCAGCCAGGAAACCCTTAAGGAAGTCATCGCTAAGTCCGTGCCGCCTAAGACGGTGGCCGTGAACCTCAAAGCGTTCGACCTCGGGCGTGAGGCATAA
- a CDS encoding pyruvate kinase alpha/beta domain-containing protein — protein MKKEMIYYYMAPGDRNTNTTLKTVREWALKYNIKRVLVPSKSGQTAQKAYNLFKNTGIILTIVGTDPNIFSSEILAQLRSNGTKVVFYKDVPYTYTQDMKTAYRRMGEGFKVAVELGIIAAYLEEGDINDVITLGGTKKGVDTALVIRPAKSDTFDQLEVREIIAKPRSIKMA, from the coding sequence ATGAAAAAAGAGATGATATATTATTACATGGCGCCGGGTGACCGGAATACGAACACGACCCTTAAAACGGTCCGTGAGTGGGCCCTGAAGTATAATATCAAGAGAGTCCTTGTGCCTTCGAAAAGCGGCCAGACCGCCCAGAAGGCTTACAACTTATTCAAGAACACCGGAATTATCCTGACGATCGTGGGCACTGATCCCAATATCTTTTCGAGCGAGATACTGGCACAGTTACGGAGTAATGGCACAAAAGTCGTCTTCTATAAGGACGTGCCGTACACCTATACTCAGGACATGAAGACCGCCTACCGGCGCATGGGCGAAGGCTTCAAGGTCGCCGTTGAGCTGGGCATCATCGCCGCCTACCTGGAAGAGGGCGATATTAACGACGTTATAACGCTCGGCGGCACGAAAAAGGGCGTCGATACGGCGCTCGTCATCCGGCCTGCAAAGTCAGATACGTTCGACCAGCTAGAAGTCAGAGAAATCATAGCCAAGCCGCGATCTATTAAAATGGCATAA
- a CDS encoding phenylacetate--CoA ligase family protein codes for MLDYWNSRIERAPLEELQEIQERKLRQLVDTVYRSSVFYRNRFKEAGVKPEQIKTLDDITKLPFTYKKDLRDNYPTNMFCVPLDQVVRFHVSSGTTGKPTVVGYTRGDVDCWTTSLARALTACGLGRKDIIQVSYGYGLFTGGLGLHYGAEEIGASVIPMGVGNTERQIELMVDLKATAIACTPSYLLHMNEVAKKMGISVKDDTSLKTAILGAEPWSLETRKRIETSMGIKAYDIYGTSELSGPLFTECEAQNGIHVWADHFLLEVIDKNGDPVKDGQKGELVVTTLSKEALPLIRYKIGDITILNNEECECGRTHPRIMRILGRADDMLIIRGINVFPSQIESVLMTIPEVGEHFQIIADRKGELDDLTVRVEVTRAAFSDKLADLMKLEKKIEYELKKVLQLATKVELVETGTLPRSQGKSQKVIDRRKV; via the coding sequence ATGCTTGATTACTGGAACTCTCGGATCGAGAGAGCGCCCCTGGAAGAGCTGCAGGAGATCCAGGAAAGGAAGCTCCGCCAGCTCGTCGATACCGTATACAGGTCATCCGTTTTCTATCGCAATCGCTTTAAAGAGGCGGGCGTGAAGCCCGAGCAGATCAAGACACTTGACGACATCACGAAGCTTCCTTTTACTTATAAGAAGGACCTGCGGGATAATTACCCGACCAACATGTTCTGCGTCCCGCTAGACCAGGTCGTGCGTTTCCACGTCTCGTCGGGCACCACCGGCAAGCCCACGGTAGTCGGCTATACGCGGGGGGACGTGGACTGCTGGACCACGTCGCTGGCCCGTGCGCTGACGGCCTGCGGCCTCGGCCGGAAAGACATCATTCAGGTGAGCTATGGCTACGGCCTGTTCACCGGCGGCCTCGGGCTGCACTATGGAGCCGAGGAGATAGGGGCGAGCGTCATCCCCATGGGCGTAGGCAATACCGAGCGCCAGATCGAGCTCATGGTCGACCTCAAGGCAACGGCCATCGCGTGCACGCCTTCGTACCTGCTGCACATGAACGAGGTGGCGAAGAAGATGGGCATCAGCGTGAAGGACGATACCAGCCTCAAGACAGCGATATTAGGCGCTGAGCCATGGTCGCTTGAAACCCGTAAGCGCATCGAGACGAGCATGGGCATCAAGGCCTATGATATCTACGGCACATCCGAGCTGTCCGGGCCCCTGTTCACGGAATGCGAAGCGCAGAACGGCATCCACGTCTGGGCCGACCACTTCCTGCTGGAAGTCATCGATAAGAACGGCGACCCTGTCAAGGACGGACAAAAAGGCGAGCTGGTCGTCACGACGCTGTCCAAGGAAGCGCTGCCGCTGATACGGTATAAGATCGGCGACATCACGATACTGAATAACGAGGAGTGCGAATGCGGCAGGACCCACCCGAGGATCATGCGCATCCTGGGCCGGGCCGACGACATGCTCATCATCCGCGGCATCAACGTGTTCCCGAGCCAGATCGAGTCGGTCCTGATGACCATCCCCGAAGTCGGGGAGCACTTCCAGATCATAGCCGACCGCAAAGGAGAGCTGGACGACCTGACGGTGCGGGTCGAGGTCACCCGGGCCGCATTCAGCGATAAGCTGGCCGACCTCATGAAGCTCGAGAAGAAGATCGAGTACGAGCTCAAGAAGGTCCTGCAGCTCGCGACGAAAGTGGAGCTGGTCGAGACGGGAACGCTGCCCAGATCCCAGGGCAAGTCGCAGAAGGTCATCGACAGGAGAAAGGTTTAA